Proteins co-encoded in one Pseudomonas fluorescens genomic window:
- a CDS encoding DEAD/DEAH box helicase has product MSPPLSKPLASSWVSRFKEQSLERGRRYALENRVRIVQVGDATITASCEGSGGNIYRQTIHLRESAKGTLLMVDATCTCPVHSNCKHCAAVLLQVQETLEYPAAAKDAELLEKLQAVLENRSPKAPPQVLVDNVQPVPRLWLASVEFSAFEPRNGKMQRYIQHRAALSFSYLDEYVSGQKNSDILIRQETQTLRVKRHPDVEQSYREQLRILGFRIATRQSKALPESAGELYEMVNDSAWLTFTLNDLPKLRTQGWELLVDDEFGFDLTAVDDWYATVEQTPERDWFDLELGIIVNGERLSLLPILLNLMRSHTEILNPERLARRRDDELILVNIPQRNSEHGPLQVALPLGRLKPVLATLGEFYLQEPGETTLRLSKADATRLNSLEGIPLLWEGGEQIRSFAQRLRDIRDYSAEAPEGLNATLRPYQLEGLSWMQSLRQLEVGGILADDMGLGKTLQTLAHILSEKNAGRLDRPCMVVMPTSLIPNWLDEAAHFTPQLKVVALYGASRKKHFEHLADYDLILTTYALLPKDVERLAQQPLHVLVLDEAQYIKNPNSKAAQAARELNARQRLCLSGTPLENHLGELWSLFHFLLPGWLGDVKSFNADYRVPIEKRASEVRLQHLNGRIKPFLLRRTKEQVATELPPKTEIIHWVELNEAQRDVYETMRLAMDKKVRDEITRKGVARSQIIILEALLKLRQVCCDLRLVNDATLPARGSTSGKLDSLMEMLEELFEEGRRILLFSQFTSMLSLIEDELKKRNVAYALLTGQTRDRRTPVKEFQSGKRQIFLISLKAGGVGLNLTEADTVIHYDPWWNPATENQATDRAYRIGQEKPVFVYKMIARGTVEEKIQHLQREKSDLAAGVLDGRKAGDWKLQSDDIEALFAPLPDKFEKR; this is encoded by the coding sequence ATGTCCCCGCCTCTGAGTAAACCGCTGGCCTCCTCCTGGGTCAGCCGGTTCAAGGAACAAAGCCTGGAGCGTGGCCGCCGCTACGCTCTGGAAAACCGGGTGCGGATCGTGCAGGTCGGCGATGCGACCATTACCGCCAGCTGCGAAGGCTCGGGCGGCAACATCTATCGCCAGACGATCCATTTGCGCGAGTCAGCCAAGGGCACCCTGCTGATGGTCGATGCCACCTGCACCTGCCCGGTTCACAGCAACTGCAAACATTGCGCAGCGGTATTGCTGCAAGTGCAGGAAACCCTGGAATACCCCGCCGCCGCCAAAGACGCCGAACTGCTGGAAAAGCTCCAGGCCGTCCTCGAAAACCGCAGCCCCAAGGCGCCGCCGCAAGTACTGGTGGACAATGTGCAACCGGTGCCACGCCTGTGGCTGGCCAGCGTCGAATTCAGCGCGTTCGAACCGCGCAACGGCAAGATGCAGCGCTACATCCAGCATCGTGCGGCGCTGTCCTTCAGTTATCTGGACGAATACGTCAGCGGGCAAAAAAACAGTGACATCCTGATACGCCAGGAAACCCAGACCCTGCGGGTCAAACGTCATCCGGACGTCGAGCAAAGCTACCGCGAACAACTGCGGATTCTCGGTTTTCGCATTGCCACAAGACAGAGCAAGGCGCTGCCGGAAAGCGCCGGCGAACTCTATGAAATGGTCAACGACAGTGCGTGGCTGACCTTCACCCTGAACGATCTGCCTAAGCTGCGAACCCAGGGCTGGGAACTGCTGGTCGACGATGAGTTCGGCTTCGATCTGACGGCCGTCGATGACTGGTATGCCACGGTCGAGCAGACCCCGGAACGGGACTGGTTTGACCTGGAACTGGGCATCATCGTCAACGGCGAACGCCTGAGTCTGCTGCCGATCCTGCTCAATCTGATGCGCTCGCACACGGAAATCCTCAACCCCGAACGCCTTGCCCGGCGACGGGACGATGAGCTGATTCTGGTGAACATCCCGCAGCGCAACAGCGAGCATGGCCCGCTGCAAGTCGCCCTGCCCCTTGGCCGGTTGAAACCGGTACTGGCAACGCTGGGCGAGTTTTATTTGCAAGAGCCGGGTGAAACCACCCTACGCCTGAGCAAGGCTGACGCCACCCGCCTCAATTCGCTGGAGGGCATTCCCCTGCTTTGGGAAGGCGGGGAGCAGATCCGCAGTTTCGCCCAACGCTTGCGTGATATCCGCGATTACAGCGCCGAAGCACCGGAAGGACTGAACGCGACACTGCGTCCCTACCAGCTCGAAGGGTTGAGCTGGATGCAGTCGCTGCGACAGCTTGAGGTGGGCGGGATTCTCGCGGACGACATGGGACTGGGCAAAACCCTACAGACACTGGCGCACATTCTCAGCGAAAAAAACGCCGGACGCCTGGATCGCCCCTGCATGGTGGTGATGCCCACCAGCCTGATTCCCAACTGGCTGGACGAGGCAGCGCACTTCACGCCGCAACTCAAAGTGGTTGCCCTGTACGGTGCCAGCCGCAAAAAGCATTTCGAGCATCTGGCCGATTACGACCTGATCCTCACGACTTATGCGCTGCTGCCCAAGGATGTCGAGCGTCTGGCGCAGCAGCCACTGCATGTATTGGTGCTGGATGAGGCGCAATACATCAAGAACCCGAACAGCAAAGCCGCTCAGGCTGCCCGCGAACTCAATGCACGCCAGCGTCTGTGCCTGAGCGGCACCCCTCTGGAAAACCACCTGGGTGAGCTGTGGTCGCTGTTCCACTTTCTGCTGCCCGGCTGGCTCGGCGACGTCAAAAGCTTCAACGCCGATTACCGCGTGCCGATCGAAAAGCGCGCCAGCGAAGTCAGACTTCAGCACCTCAACGGTCGGATCAAACCGTTCCTGCTGCGCCGCACCAAGGAACAGGTCGCCACCGAGCTGCCGCCGAAAACCGAGATCATCCACTGGGTCGAGCTCAATGAAGCGCAGCGTGACGTGTACGAAACCATGCGTCTGGCCATGGACAAGAAGGTGCGCGACGAGATCACCCGCAAAGGCGTGGCACGCAGCCAGATCATCATTCTTGAAGCGCTACTTAAACTGCGCCAGGTCTGCTGCGACCTGCGCCTGGTCAACGACGCCACACTGCCGGCCCGCGGCAGCACCTCGGGCAAACTCGACAGCCTGATGGAAATGCTCGAAGAGCTGTTCGAGGAAGGACGGCGGATTCTGCTGTTTTCGCAGTTCACCTCGATGTTGTCACTGATAGAGGACGAGCTGAAAAAACGCAATGTCGCCTATGCATTGCTGACGGGGCAGACCCGTGATCGACGTACCCCGGTGAAGGAATTCCAGAGCGGCAAGCGTCAGATCTTTCTCATCAGCCTGAAGGCTGGTGGTGTGGGTCTGAACCTGACGGAAGCGGACACGGTGATTCACTACGATCCGTGGTGGAACCCGGCGACCGAGAATCAGGCTACCGACCGTGCGTATCGTATTGGCCAGGAAAAACCGGTGTTCGTCTACAAGATGATTGCCCGAGGCACAGTCGAGGAAAAGATTCAGCACTTGCAGCGGGAGAAATCCGACCTGGCGGCCGGCGTGCTGGATGGGCGCAAGGCCGGGGACTGGAAGTTGCAGAGCGATGATATCGAGGCGCTGTTTGCGCCGCTGCCGGACAAGTTTGAAAAGCGCTGA
- a CDS encoding S-methyl-5'-thioinosine phosphorylase yields MTVYAIIGGTGLTQLEGLSIRQSLAVDTPYGAPSAEVQIGEYAGKEVLFLARHGHPHRFPPHKVNYRANLWALQQAGAEAIIAVNAVGGIHPAMGTGHFCVPHQIVDYTSGREHTYFADDLEHVTHIDFSFPYSEPLRQQLIAALAAEGCEYSDQGVYACTQGPRLETVAEIVRLERDGCDIVGMTGMPEAALARELGLDYACLSLVVNPAAGKTTEVITMAEIEQALHDGMGKVKSTLARVLKG; encoded by the coding sequence ATGACGGTTTACGCAATCATCGGTGGCACCGGCCTGACCCAGCTGGAAGGCCTGAGCATTCGTCAGTCGCTGGCGGTGGATACGCCTTATGGTGCGCCTTCGGCTGAAGTCCAGATTGGTGAATATGCCGGCAAGGAAGTGCTGTTCCTCGCTCGTCACGGCCACCCGCATCGTTTTCCGCCACACAAGGTCAACTATCGCGCCAATCTGTGGGCGTTGCAGCAGGCCGGGGCAGAAGCAATCATCGCGGTCAACGCCGTGGGCGGGATCCATCCGGCAATGGGCACCGGACATTTCTGCGTGCCGCATCAGATCGTGGACTACACCAGTGGGCGCGAACACACCTATTTCGCCGATGATCTGGAACATGTCACACATATCGACTTCAGCTTTCCCTACAGCGAGCCGCTGCGTCAGCAACTGATTGCAGCGTTGGCTGCCGAAGGTTGCGAATACAGCGATCAAGGCGTTTACGCCTGTACCCAGGGGCCGCGACTGGAAACCGTGGCCGAGATCGTACGTCTGGAGCGAGACGGTTGCGACATCGTCGGCATGACCGGCATGCCGGAAGCGGCGCTGGCTCGTGAGCTGGGTCTGGATTACGCCTGTCTGTCGCTGGTGGTGAACCCGGCGGCGGGCAAGACCACGGAAGTGATCACCATGGCTGAGATTGAGCAGGCGTTGCACGATGGCATGGGCAAGGTGAAATCGACACTGGCGCGCGTACTCAAGGGTTGA
- the nagZ gene encoding beta-N-acetylhexosaminidase, with translation MQGSLMVDVAGTWLTAEDRQLLRQPEVGGLIIFARNIEHPRQVRELSAAIRAIRPDLLLAVDQEGGRVQRLRQGFVRLPAMRAIADNPNAEYLAEQCGWIMATEVLAVGLDLSFAPVLDLDYQRSAVVGTRSFEGDPERAALLAGAFIKGMNSAGMAATGKHFPGHGWAEADSHVAIPNDERSLEEIRANDLVPFARLSKQLAAVMPAHVIYPQVDAQPAGFSRRWLQDILRGELQFDGVIFSDDLSMAGAHVVGDAASRIEAALSAGCDMGLVCNDRAAAELALSAAQRMKVKPSPRIARMRGQAFANTEYRQDPRWLTAVGALKDAQLID, from the coding sequence CTGCAAGGCTCGTTGATGGTGGACGTCGCCGGTACCTGGCTGACGGCCGAAGATCGCCAATTGTTGCGTCAGCCCGAAGTGGGTGGCCTGATCATTTTTGCCCGCAATATCGAGCATCCGCGCCAGGTTCGCGAGCTGAGTGCTGCGATCCGGGCCATCCGTCCGGATCTGCTGCTGGCGGTGGACCAGGAGGGCGGTCGTGTCCAGCGCCTGCGTCAGGGCTTTGTACGCCTGCCAGCCATGCGCGCCATCGCTGACAATCCGAACGCCGAATATCTGGCCGAGCAATGCGGCTGGATAATGGCCACTGAAGTACTGGCGGTCGGTCTCGACCTGAGCTTTGCCCCTGTGCTGGATCTGGATTACCAGCGTAGCGCCGTGGTCGGGACCCGTTCGTTCGAAGGCGATCCGGAGCGTGCCGCATTGCTGGCCGGCGCTTTCATCAAAGGCATGAACAGCGCCGGTATGGCTGCCACTGGCAAGCATTTCCCCGGCCACGGCTGGGCGGAAGCCGACTCTCACGTTGCAATCCCCAACGACGAGCGCAGCCTCGAAGAGATCCGCGCCAACGATCTCGTGCCATTCGCCAGACTGAGCAAACAATTGGCTGCCGTGATGCCCGCCCACGTGATTTATCCGCAAGTCGATGCGCAGCCCGCCGGTTTTTCACGGCGCTGGTTGCAGGATATCCTGCGCGGCGAGTTGCAGTTCGATGGCGTGATTTTCAGTGACGACCTCTCCATGGCTGGCGCGCACGTGGTCGGCGATGCGGCGAGCCGTATCGAGGCGGCACTCAGCGCCGGTTGCGACATGGGCCTGGTGTGCAACGACCGTGCAGCCGCCGAGCTGGCCCTGAGCGCCGCCCAGCGCATGAAGGTCAAGCCGTCGCCGCGCATCGCACGCATGCGCGGTCAGGCGTTCGCCAACACCGAATACCGTCAGGATCCGCGCTGGCTGACCGCTGTCGGCGCGCTCAAAGACGCTCAACTGATCGATTAA
- a CDS encoding TetR/AcrR family transcriptional regulator: MAQSETVERILDAAEQLFAEKGFAETSLRLITSKAGVNLAAVNYHFGSKKALIQAVFSRFLGPFCISLDKELERRQAKPENKPSLEELLEILVEQALVVQPRSGNDLSIFMRLLGLAFSQSQGHLRRYLEDMYGKVFRRYMLLVNEAAPRIPPIELFWRVHFMLGAAAFSMSGIKALRAIAETDFGVNTSIEQVMRLMVPFLAAGMRAETGVTDTAMATAQLRPRSKSAPAPAKV, from the coding sequence ATGGCCCAGTCGGAAACCGTTGAACGCATTCTTGATGCTGCAGAACAGCTGTTCGCGGAAAAAGGTTTCGCTGAAACCTCATTGCGTCTGATCACCAGCAAGGCCGGGGTCAACCTCGCAGCGGTGAATTATCACTTCGGCTCGAAGAAGGCGCTGATCCAGGCGGTGTTCTCGCGCTTCCTCGGCCCATTCTGCATCAGCCTCGACAAAGAGCTGGAGCGCCGCCAGGCCAAACCAGAAAACAAGCCTTCGCTCGAAGAACTGCTGGAAATCCTCGTCGAACAAGCTCTTGTCGTGCAGCCTCGCAGTGGTAACGACTTGTCGATTTTCATGCGCCTGCTGGGGCTGGCCTTCAGTCAGAGCCAGGGCCACCTGCGTCGTTACCTGGAAGACATGTACGGCAAGGTATTCCGCCGCTACATGTTGCTGGTTAACGAAGCCGCACCGCGCATTCCCCCCATCGAACTGTTCTGGCGCGTGCACTTCATGCTCGGCGCTGCGGCGTTCAGCATGTCGGGCATCAAGGCCTTGCGTGCGATTGCCGAGACCGACTTCGGCGTCAACACCTCCATCGAGCAGGTGATGCGTCTGATGGTGCCGTTCCTGGCGGCCGGCATGCGTGCCGAAACCGGTGTCACCGATACCGCGATGGCGACGGCACAACTGCGGCCGCGCAGCAAATCAGCGCCGGCACCGGCCAAGGTTTAA
- the lexA gene encoding transcriptional repressor LexA: MLKLTPRQAEILAFIKRCLEDNGYPPTRAEIAQELGFKSPNAAEEHLKALARKGAIEMTPGASRGIRIPGFEAKVDESTLPIIGRVAAGAPILAQQHIEESCNINPAFFHPRADYLLRVHGMSMKDIGIFDGDLLAVHTTREARNGQIVVARIGDEVTVKRFKRDGSKVWLIAENPEFAPIEVNLKDQELVIEGLSVGVIRR, translated from the coding sequence ATGCTTAAGCTGACGCCACGCCAAGCCGAGATTCTGGCCTTCATCAAACGCTGCCTCGAAGACAACGGCTACCCGCCGACCCGTGCGGAAATCGCTCAGGAACTGGGTTTCAAATCGCCCAACGCTGCCGAAGAGCATCTCAAGGCGCTCGCTCGCAAAGGCGCGATCGAAATGACCCCAGGGGCCTCTCGCGGCATTCGAATCCCCGGCTTTGAAGCCAAAGTCGACGAATCGACCCTCCCGATTATCGGTCGAGTGGCCGCCGGTGCGCCGATTCTCGCCCAGCAGCACATCGAAGAGTCCTGCAACATCAACCCGGCCTTCTTCCACCCTCGCGCAGATTACCTGTTGCGGGTCCACGGGATGAGCATGAAGGACATCGGTATTTTCGACGGTGATCTTCTGGCAGTTCACACGACCCGGGAAGCACGTAACGGCCAGATCGTAGTCGCCCGGATTGGCGATGAAGTGACGGTCAAACGCTTCAAGCGCGATGGCAGCAAGGTCTGGTTGATCGCAGAGAACCCCGAGTTTGCCCCCATCGAAGTCAACCTGAAAGATCAGGAACTGGTGATCGAAGGCTTGAGTGTCGGCGTCATCCGCCGCTAA
- the sulA gene encoding SOS-induced cell division inhibitor SulA, whose amino-acid sequence MQFPHAPQQTQLPLFEAFLAQPLAPILKDVVERPWNTEPEAFSELSLRGAAGNCLNLLAPILRELSDDQDARWLTLIAPPASLTQTWLRDAGLNRERILLLQPRGAQSAQQLACEALRLGRSHTVVTWLNPLNSGSRQQLISAARTGDAQSLNIRLG is encoded by the coding sequence ATGCAGTTCCCACACGCACCCCAGCAAACACAACTGCCGTTGTTCGAAGCGTTTCTCGCGCAACCTCTCGCCCCCATCCTCAAGGATGTTGTCGAGCGTCCGTGGAATACCGAACCCGAAGCGTTCAGCGAGCTGTCACTGCGCGGCGCAGCCGGGAACTGCCTGAACCTGCTGGCACCCATTCTTCGTGAATTGAGTGATGATCAGGACGCACGATGGCTGACCCTGATTGCGCCACCTGCGAGCCTGACCCAAACCTGGTTGCGGGATGCCGGATTGAATCGTGAACGCATCCTGTTGTTGCAACCGCGCGGCGCACAGAGCGCTCAGCAACTGGCTTGCGAAGCCTTGCGCCTGGGTCGTAGCCATACGGTGGTGACATGGTTGAACCCGCTCAATTCAGGTTCACGCCAACAACTGATCAGCGCCGCCCGCACCGGGGACGCTCAAAGTCTGAATATTAGATTGGGCTGA
- a CDS encoding DUF6586 family protein, giving the protein MAHELYTRTNQKIYFAGLSLEALARAEEGRAMNSLALIQAGRESALFHLYGALLGLCHEIAGFYRLPQANAPRAETLLTPEVIESIAIPELAEMVELAGNPQTWLAKLLSAHSALFQPPRVPHKPKGDVTQPLIQAVNLDEEQAPEELSREELERWRQNLKGLAIRFREGLNEC; this is encoded by the coding sequence ATGGCCCACGAGCTCTATACCCGTACCAATCAGAAGATCTATTTCGCGGGTCTGTCGCTGGAAGCGCTGGCCAGGGCTGAAGAGGGGCGGGCGATGAATTCGCTGGCATTGATTCAGGCCGGGCGTGAATCGGCGCTGTTTCATCTCTACGGCGCATTGCTGGGGCTGTGTCACGAAATTGCAGGGTTCTATCGGCTGCCACAGGCTAACGCGCCCCGGGCGGAAACGCTGTTGACCCCTGAAGTGATCGAGTCGATTGCGATCCCCGAGTTGGCCGAGATGGTCGAGTTGGCGGGTAATCCGCAAACCTGGCTGGCTAAATTGCTGTCTGCGCATTCCGCGTTGTTTCAGCCACCACGAGTGCCACACAAGCCAAAAGGTGATGTGACCCAGCCACTGATTCAGGCGGTCAATCTGGATGAAGAGCAGGCGCCCGAAGAGTTGAGTCGTGAAGAGCTGGAGCGCTGGCGGCAGAACCTGAAGGGTCTGGCTATCCGTTTCCGTGAAGGCTTGAACGAGTGCTGA
- the topA gene encoding type I DNA topoisomerase has protein sequence MGKSLVIVESPAKAKTINKYLGNQYVVKSSIGHIRDLPTSGSASASKEPAAKRGKAAAGEAPALSPKEKARKQLVSRMGVDPDHGWKAKYEILPGKEKVIEELRRLAKDADTIYLATDLDREGEAIAWHLREAIGGDDSRYKRVVFNEITKKAIQEAFSEPGELDIDRVNAQQARRFLDRVVGYMVSPLLWAKIARGLSAGRVQSVAVKLVVEREREIRAFIPEEYWEVHADLGTAKGSTVRFEVAREKGEAFKPLNEAQAMAALEKLKSSSYSIVKREDKPTSSKPSAPFITSTLQQAASNRLGFGVKKTMMMAQRLYEAGYITYMRTDSTNLSADAVTMARTYIEDEFGKKYLPETPNVYSSKEGAQEAHEAIRPSDANTTPSKLAGMERDAERLYELIWRQFLACQMLPAQYLSTTVSVAAGDFELRAKGRILKFDGYTRVLPQITKPGDDDVLPDMAQGDVMKLIKLDPTQHFTKPPARYSEASLVKEMEKRGIGRPSTYAAIISTIQDRGYVTLHNRRFYSEKMGDIVTERLSESFSNLMDYGFTAGMEENLDDVAQGERDWKNVLDEFYGDFKKKLEVAENPEAGMRANQPVMTDIPCTTCGRPMQIRTASTGVFLGCSGYSLPPKERCKATVNLVPGDEIAADDEGESESLVLRGKHRCPICSTAMDAYLLDEKRKLHICGNNPDCAGYEIEEGSYRIKGYEGPSLECDKCGSEMQLKTGRFGKFFGCTNPTCKNTRKLLKSGDAAPPKMDPVKMPELKCEKVNDTYILRDGASGLFLAASQFPKNRETRAPLVIEILPHKDEIDPKYHFLCEAPQKDPDGLPAVIRYSRKTKEQYVQTEVDGKPTGWKAFYDGGKWTVEDKRPAKAKA, from the coding sequence ATGGGCAAATCGCTGGTCATTGTGGAATCCCCGGCTAAGGCCAAGACCATCAACAAGTATCTGGGCAACCAATACGTGGTGAAGTCGAGTATCGGCCATATCCGAGACCTGCCCACCAGCGGTTCGGCTAGCGCCAGCAAGGAGCCAGCCGCCAAGCGCGGCAAGGCAGCTGCAGGCGAAGCGCCAGCGCTGTCGCCGAAAGAGAAGGCGCGCAAGCAGCTGGTCTCGCGCATGGGTGTCGATCCCGATCATGGCTGGAAAGCCAAGTACGAGATCCTCCCGGGCAAGGAAAAGGTCATCGAAGAGCTGCGCCGGCTCGCCAAGGATGCTGACACCATCTATCTCGCAACCGACTTGGATCGCGAGGGGGAAGCCATTGCCTGGCACCTGCGCGAAGCCATCGGCGGTGACGACAGCCGCTACAAGCGTGTGGTGTTCAACGAAATCACCAAGAAGGCGATCCAGGAAGCCTTCTCGGAGCCGGGCGAACTCGACATCGATCGAGTGAACGCGCAGCAGGCCCGTCGTTTCCTCGATCGCGTCGTCGGCTACATGGTCTCGCCGCTGCTGTGGGCGAAGATCGCTCGCGGTTTGTCCGCCGGTCGCGTGCAATCGGTGGCCGTGAAGCTGGTGGTCGAGCGTGAGCGTGAAATTCGCGCGTTCATCCCGGAAGAATACTGGGAAGTGCATGCCGATCTCGGCACTGCAAAAGGCTCGACCGTGCGTTTCGAAGTGGCGCGTGAAAAGGGCGAAGCTTTCAAGCCCCTCAACGAAGCTCAGGCCATGGCGGCGCTGGAGAAGCTGAAGTCCTCCAGCTACAGCATCGTCAAGCGTGAAGACAAGCCGACCAGCAGCAAGCCGTCGGCACCGTTCATCACCTCCACGCTGCAACAGGCCGCGAGCAACCGCCTCGGCTTCGGCGTGAAGAAAACCATGATGATGGCCCAGCGTCTGTACGAAGCCGGCTACATCACTTATATGCGTACCGACTCGACCAACCTCTCGGCGGATGCCGTGACGATGGCGCGTACCTACATCGAAGACGAATTCGGCAAGAAGTACCTGCCGGAAACGCCGAACGTCTACAGCAGCAAGGAAGGCGCACAAGAGGCTCACGAAGCGATTCGTCCTTCCGACGCCAACACCACGCCAAGCAAGCTGGCTGGCATGGAGCGTGACGCTGAGCGCCTCTACGAGCTGATCTGGCGCCAGTTTCTGGCTTGCCAGATGCTGCCGGCCCAATATCTGTCGACCACCGTCAGCGTGGCCGCTGGCGACTTCGAGCTGCGTGCCAAGGGCCGTATCCTGAAGTTTGACGGCTACACCCGTGTCCTGCCGCAAATCACCAAGCCGGGCGACGACGATGTCCTGCCCGACATGGCTCAGGGCGACGTGATGAAGCTGATCAAGCTTGATCCGACCCAGCATTTCACCAAGCCGCCGGCCCGTTACTCGGAAGCCAGCCTGGTGAAGGAAATGGAAAAGCGCGGCATCGGCCGTCCTTCGACCTACGCGGCAATCATCTCGACCATTCAGGATCGCGGTTATGTGACCCTGCATAACCGTCGTTTCTATTCGGAAAAAATGGGCGACATCGTCACCGAGCGTCTGTCCGAGAGCTTCTCGAACCTCATGGACTACGGCTTTACCGCCGGCATGGAAGAGAACCTCGATGACGTGGCTCAGGGCGAGCGCGACTGGAAAAACGTGCTGGACGAGTTCTACGGCGACTTCAAGAAAAAACTCGAAGTGGCGGAGAATCCGGAAGCCGGCATGCGTGCCAACCAGCCGGTGATGACCGATATTCCGTGCACCACCTGCGGCCGCCCGATGCAGATCCGTACTGCGTCGACTGGCGTGTTCCTCGGCTGCTCGGGCTACAGCCTGCCGCCGAAAGAACGCTGCAAGGCCACCGTCAACCTGGTGCCGGGTGATGAAATCGCGGCGGACGACGAGGGCGAATCGGAATCCCTGGTACTGCGCGGCAAGCACCGCTGCCCGATCTGCAGCACGGCGATGGACGCCTACCTGCTCGACGAAAAGCGCAAGCTGCACATCTGCGGTAACAACCCGGATTGCGCCGGCTACGAGATCGAAGAAGGCAGCTACCGCATCAAGGGCTACGAAGGTCCGAGCCTGGAATGCGATAAGTGCGGCAGCGAGATGCAGCTCAAGACCGGCCGTTTCGGCAAGTTCTTCGGTTGCACCAACCCGACGTGCAAGAACACCCGCAAGCTGCTGAAGAGCGGGGACGCGGCGCCGCCGAAGATGGATCCGGTGAAGATGCCTGAGCTGAAATGCGAAAAGGTCAATGACACCTACATCCTGCGCGACGGTGCTTCCGGCCTGTTCCTGGCGGCAAGCCAATTCCCGAAAAACCGCGAGACCCGTGCTCCGCTGGTGATCGAGATTCTGCCGCACAAGGATGAGATCGATCCGAAGTACCACTTCCTGTGCGAAGCGCCGCAGAAGGATCCGGATGGCCTGCCAGCCGTGATCCGCTATAGCCGCAAGACCAAGGAGCAATACGTTCAGACCGAAGTCGACGGCAAGCCGACTGGCTGGAAGGCGTTCTATGACGGTGGCAAGTGGACGGTCGAAGACAAGCGTCCGGCGAAAGCCAAGGCTTGA
- a CDS encoding DUF1653 domain-containing protein yields the protein MPIQPGLYQHYKGPQYRVFSVARHSETEEEVVFYQALYGDYGFWVRPLSMFLESVEVDGEQVPRFALVQAEPSLFSKP from the coding sequence ATGCCGATACAACCTGGGCTCTACCAACATTACAAAGGTCCGCAGTACCGCGTATTCAGTGTCGCGCGGCATTCCGAGACCGAAGAAGAAGTGGTCTTTTACCAAGCCCTGTATGGCGATTACGGCTTCTGGGTACGTCCCTTGAGCATGTTCCTGGAGTCCGTCGAGGTTGACGGCGAGCAGGTCCCACGCTTTGCTTTGGTGCAAGCCGAACCGAGCCTTTTTTCGAAGCCGTAA